A stretch of DNA from Lysinibacillus sp. B2A1:
CTGAAGCTTTTAATGCACATTCACTAAGGTCCCTAATATGGTGTAGAACCCTTATTAGGGACTACTTTCACACTATAACATACGGTGGTGTATGTTTTATTAAGGTATGATGGAGGAGAGGAAGGTAGCCATGACAACAGTAATAACATTTATAGCAATTGGTCTTCTGTGGTTTATCAGTGTGCTTCATATTTATTGGGCTTTTGGAGGTCGTTGGGGAACAGCTGCAGTCATCCCAGTAAAAAAGGGAGAGCAACAGCCTATTTTTAAGCCAAGAAAGCTTGGAACCCTACTTGTTTCTGTTCTTATTTTGCTGGCTAGTTTTATGCTAATTTTTCAAGCTGGTTACCTAGAGAGCTACCAGGCAAATACTATTACAAAGATTGGAAGTATAATTTGTGCTACCGTTTTTATGATTCGAGCTATTGGTGATTTTAATTATCTGGGGTTTTTTAAAAAAATAAAGCATTCTAAGTTTGCTCGATATGATACTTTGATTTACAGTCCATTATGCTTGTTCTTGGGTTTTACCTATATTATTCTGTTATTTTAAGAGTAGCTAATTATAAGTAGAGTACATAGGAGGAAATCAGAATGAGTCAGACAATTTACCTATTTCGCCATGGTGAAACAGAATTTAATACACAGGGTCGTTACCAAGGGGAGCTTGATTCACCTTTAACTGAAGCTGGCATTCAGCAAGTACAGCAAAATGCATGTATGCTAAAAAGTATCATTGGCAATCCTCAAGATTGGAAAATTATATCGAGCCCATTAGGAAGAGCCATGCAAAGTGCTGCAATTATCTGTGAAACAATTGGATATAATGTTCAAAACGTTCAGCAGGACAAACGATTAACTGAGGTTGCTGTTGGTCAATGGGCAGGACTAACGACATCCGAAATCGAAAGTGCTTGGCCAAACCTCTTTCACAAGAAAGACATCTATAACTGGTATTTTCATGCACCAAATGGAGAAACCTACGAAGCTGTTACAAGTAGGATAAGTAATTGGCTAGAGGAGATACAGCATGAACCAAAAGTGATCGTGATTTCACATGGCTTAACTGGACGCATTTTACGTGGACTATATGCTGGCTTAGAAAAGGAAGATGCCTTAAAACTAGAGGTATCACAGGATATGTTCTTTAAATTATCAAATAAGACCATCACCAC
This window harbors:
- a CDS encoding DUF3995 domain-containing protein; protein product: MTTVITFIAIGLLWFISVLHIYWAFGGRWGTAAVIPVKKGEQQPIFKPRKLGTLLVSVLILLASFMLIFQAGYLESYQANTITKIGSIICATVFMIRAIGDFNYLGFFKKIKHSKFARYDTLIYSPLCLFLGFTYIILLF
- a CDS encoding histidine phosphatase family protein; its protein translation is MSQTIYLFRHGETEFNTQGRYQGELDSPLTEAGIQQVQQNACMLKSIIGNPQDWKIISSPLGRAMQSAAIICETIGYNVQNVQQDKRLTEVAVGQWAGLTTSEIESAWPNLFHKKDIYNWYFHAPNGETYEAVTSRISNWLEEIQHEPKVIVISHGLTGRILRGLYAGLEKEDALKLEVSQDMFFKLSNKTITTIYSDFDDFY